A window of uncultured Litoreibacter sp. contains these coding sequences:
- a CDS encoding acyl-CoA dehydrogenase family protein, with protein MDFALSEEQTAIFDMARAFGEDHVAPHAQQWEKDGTIPKDLWPKLAELGFGGLYVSEDSGGSGLSRLDAVLVFEALSMSCPSVAAFLSIHNMCAAMLDNFGSDALKAQVLPGVLSMDTVMAYCLTEPGSGSDAAALKTRAERTNDGFVLTGTKAFISGGGYSDAYIVMCRTGEDGPKGVSAILVEDGADGLSFGGLEDKMGWRSQPTRQVQLDNCNIPAGNLLGEEGNGFTYAMKGLNGGRLNIAACSIGAAQSAMNKTLDYMGERKAFGRTIDQFQALQFRLADMEIELQAARVMLRQAAWKLDNQAPDAMRHCAMAKKFCTEAGSRIVNGCLQLHGGYGYLADYGIEKLVRDLRVHEILEGTNEIMRLIVSRDMLSQR; from the coding sequence ATGGATTTCGCCCTATCAGAAGAACAAACGGCCATATTCGACATGGCCCGCGCCTTTGGTGAAGATCACGTCGCGCCCCACGCCCAGCAATGGGAGAAAGACGGCACCATCCCCAAGGACCTGTGGCCCAAACTGGCTGAGCTGGGGTTTGGCGGCCTTTATGTAAGCGAAGACAGCGGCGGCTCCGGCTTGTCACGGCTGGACGCGGTGCTGGTGTTTGAAGCGCTGTCGATGTCCTGCCCCTCGGTCGCCGCGTTCCTGTCGATCCACAACATGTGCGCCGCGATGTTGGACAATTTCGGCTCGGACGCGCTGAAGGCCCAGGTGCTGCCCGGCGTACTCAGCATGGACACGGTCATGGCCTATTGCCTGACCGAGCCGGGTTCGGGATCGGACGCGGCCGCGTTGAAAACCCGCGCCGAACGCACCAACGACGGCTTTGTGCTGACCGGCACCAAGGCGTTCATCTCGGGCGGCGGCTATTCGGACGCCTATATCGTCATGTGCCGCACCGGCGAAGACGGCCCAAAGGGCGTCTCTGCCATCTTGGTCGAGGACGGCGCTGACGGCCTGTCCTTTGGCGGTCTCGAGGACAAAATGGGGTGGCGGTCGCAACCCACCCGCCAAGTGCAGTTGGACAATTGCAACATTCCCGCCGGAAACCTGCTGGGAGAGGAAGGCAATGGTTTCACATATGCGATGAAGGGCCTGAATGGCGGTCGGTTGAACATTGCCGCCTGCTCCATCGGGGCTGCGCAGTCGGCGATGAACAAGACCTTGGACTATATGGGCGAACGCAAGGCCTTTGGCCGCACCATTGACCAGTTCCAAGCGCTGCAATTCCGGCTTGCCGACATGGAGATAGAGCTGCAGGCCGCCCGCGTGATGCTGCGTCAAGCGGCGTGGAAACTGGACAACCAGGCCCCCGACGCCATGCGCCACTGCGCCATGGCCAAGAAGTTTTGCACCGAGGCCGGGTCCCGGATCGTGAATGGCTGCCTGCAGCTGCATGGCGGCTACGGCTATCTCGCCGATTACGGCATCGAAAAGTTGGTGCGCGACCTGCGGGTCCATGAAATTCTGGAAGGCACCAACGAAATCATGCGCCTTATTGTCTCGCGCGATATGCTGAGCCAGAGATGA
- a CDS encoding L,D-transpeptidase, producing the protein MSKTTRRALLLTGAAALFTPAIARAQQASNIELVPSGVVTSRNASSFVVPDWRDHFPSLGVATIIADTKSRALHFWNAAGTDYRVFATSVPKSDELTRRGYTKIVRKRVGPTWTPTADMRRRDPSLPEFMDSGEPGNPLGTHAMYLDWPAYLIHGTHDTRKIGRRSSSGCIGLYNEQIAELFAITPVGTQVRLI; encoded by the coding sequence ATGAGCAAGACCACACGCCGCGCCCTGCTTTTGACCGGGGCTGCCGCATTGTTTACCCCCGCGATTGCACGCGCGCAGCAGGCCAGCAATATCGAGCTGGTGCCATCGGGCGTTGTGACCTCCCGCAATGCGTCCAGCTTCGTGGTGCCAGATTGGCGCGATCACTTTCCGTCCCTTGGCGTGGCCACCATCATTGCCGACACCAAGTCGCGTGCACTGCATTTCTGGAATGCGGCCGGCACGGATTACCGCGTCTTCGCGACCTCCGTCCCCAAATCGGACGAGCTGACCCGCCGGGGCTACACCAAGATCGTGCGCAAGCGCGTGGGTCCGACCTGGACACCCACCGCAGACATGCGCCGCCGCGACCCATCGCTGCCTGAATTTATGGATTCAGGTGAGCCGGGCAACCCGCTGGGCACCCACGCAATGTACCTTGATTGGCCGGCCTATTTGATCCACGGCACGCATGACACGCGCAAAATCGGGCGCCGCTCATCCTCGGGCTGCATCGGGCTATACAACGAACAGATCGCCGAATTGTTCGCTATCACGCCAGTGGGCACTCAAGTCCGGCTGATATAG
- a CDS encoding CoA-acylating methylmalonate-semialdehyde dehydrogenase: MQELTHYINGAHVKGTSGRFADVYNPATGEVQAKVPLASVAELDQAVAAASAAQPAWAAVNPQRRARVMMKFVDLLNRDMDKLAEALSREHGKTLPDAKGDVIRGLEVVEYCIGAPQMLKGDFTDSAGPGIDMYSMRQALGVTAGITPFNFPAMIPMWMFAPAIVCGNAFILKPSERDPSVPLMLAELMEEAGAPKGILQVVNGDKEAVDAIIENEVIQSIGFVGSTPIAAYIYAEGCKHGKRVQCFGGAKNHMIIMPDADMNQAADALVGAGYGAAGERCMAISVAVAVGDDTADRLLEKLVPKVESLKVGPYTAGDDVDYGPVVTAAAKANIERLVQTGIDQGATLAVDGRDFSLQGYEDGFFVGAHLFDNVTPDMDIYKHEIFGPVLSTVRVPTYEDGLKLAMDHEYGNGTAIFTRDGDTARDFANRVNVGMVGVNVPIPVPLAYHTFGGWKKSVFGDLNQHGPDAFKFYTRTKTVTSRWPSGLKEGGEFSIPVME, translated from the coding sequence ATGCAAGAGCTGACGCATTACATCAACGGCGCCCATGTCAAAGGCACGTCCGGGCGTTTCGCCGACGTCTACAACCCCGCCACGGGCGAAGTGCAGGCCAAGGTGCCGCTGGCCAGCGTGGCTGAGCTGGATCAGGCGGTTGCCGCTGCCTCCGCCGCGCAACCGGCCTGGGCCGCCGTCAACCCACAGCGCCGCGCACGGGTGATGATGAAGTTCGTGGACCTGCTGAACCGCGACATGGACAAGCTGGCCGAGGCGCTGAGCCGCGAGCACGGCAAGACCCTGCCCGACGCCAAGGGCGACGTGATCCGGGGGCTTGAGGTGGTCGAATACTGCATCGGTGCGCCTCAGATGCTGAAAGGCGACTTCACGGACTCAGCAGGCCCCGGCATCGACATGTATTCCATGCGTCAGGCGCTGGGGGTGACCGCTGGCATTACCCCGTTCAACTTCCCTGCCATGATCCCGATGTGGATGTTCGCCCCCGCCATTGTCTGCGGCAACGCCTTCATTCTGAAACCATCGGAGCGTGACCCATCTGTGCCGCTGATGCTGGCCGAGCTGATGGAAGAGGCCGGCGCGCCGAAGGGTATCCTGCAAGTCGTCAACGGCGACAAGGAGGCCGTGGACGCCATCATCGAGAACGAGGTGATCCAATCCATCGGCTTCGTGGGCTCCACCCCGATTGCCGCCTACATCTATGCCGAGGGCTGCAAACACGGAAAACGGGTGCAATGTTTTGGCGGCGCCAAGAACCACATGATCATCATGCCGGACGCGGATATGAACCAAGCCGCCGACGCGCTGGTCGGCGCAGGTTACGGCGCGGCAGGCGAGCGTTGCATGGCGATCTCTGTCGCCGTGGCCGTGGGTGATGATACTGCCGACCGGCTGCTGGAAAAGCTGGTCCCCAAGGTGGAATCGCTGAAGGTCGGGCCTTACACCGCTGGCGATGATGTGGATTACGGTCCTGTCGTGACCGCTGCGGCCAAGGCCAATATCGAACGTTTGGTCCAGACGGGTATCGACCAGGGCGCAACGCTGGCCGTGGACGGCCGCGACTTCTCGCTTCAGGGCTATGAGGACGGGTTCTTCGTCGGCGCGCATTTGTTCGACAACGTCACCCCAGACATGGACATCTACAAGCACGAGATCTTCGGCCCCGTGCTGTCGACCGTGCGTGTCCCGACCTACGAAGACGGCCTGAAGCTGGCGATGGACCATGAATATGGCAACGGTACCGCGATCTTCACCCGCGACGGCGACACCGCGCGTGACTTTGCCAACCGGGTCAATGTCGGCATGGTCGGCGTCAACGTCCCAATCCCTGTGCCTTTGGCCTACCACACGTTTGGCGGCTGGAAGAAATCGGTCTTTGGGGATCTGAACCAACACGGGCCCGACGCGTTCAAGTTCTACACGCGGACGAAAACCGTCACCTCCCGCTGGCCATCGGGCCTGAAAGAAGGCGGCGAGTTCTCGATCCCGGTCATGGAATAG